In Candidatus Effluviviaceae Genus V sp., the genomic window GAGGTGTCCGGCGACGGCCTCCTTTGTGTGCCGGGCCAGCACGGCATGGACGTGGAAGTGCCAGTCGCCGTCCTGCTTGATGATGTTGCCCGTCATCGACACGAGTTCCATGGGCTCGGGGAAGAGCACCGCGGAGTACTCCCCGTTCTTGACGAAGAAGTTGAGCTCCGCCTGCTTGAGCATGCCGATACCGGAGAGCACGACACCGGTCCGGACGTCGCATGCTTCGGCTACGGCCTTGAGCTGTTCGTAGAGATCCTCATCCTGATGAAGCCGCACGAGGATCAGATCGCCGGACTGCGTGTACTCCATCGTTCCCCACCCCCCGTTCCGAGCCGCGCATCGACCGTCGACGCCGTGAGACGTGCGACAGCCGGTAGCGACGCAAAGACGCGTCCGCCGGAGCCGCTGTGGTTCGGGACCCAGGGACGGCTCCGGAGCGAAATAGCGCCTAGCAGTAGGCGTTTCAGAACTGATAAGCCTACGCTACGGAACGCGGCATGTCAACGTGATTCGCCCTGGCGGGCCCGTGATGGGGCGCACGCTTGCGAGACTTCGAGCAAACGTTAGGATGAGTAACTGAGTCAGATTCGATGAGGGGGGGGGAGTAGCTGGGAGCTTCCGGCGACGTGTGCTATACTCCAGATGCCTCCCCCTG contains:
- a CDS encoding DUF296 domain-containing protein — its product is MEYTQSGDLILVRLHQDEDLYEQLKAVAEACDVRTGVVLSGIGMLKQAELNFFVKNGEYSAVLFPEPMELVSMTGNIIKQDGDWHFHVHAVLARHTKEAVAGHLSKGKVNVTNEIVILKTDAKAKRRLDGATGLMALSLGGE